Proteins encoded by one window of Acetivibrio thermocellus ATCC 27405:
- a CDS encoding YqzL family protein, which yields MLKEFAWKAFENTGDITTYMFFKEIEEKTKAARENEITRDEVATTHH from the coding sequence ATGTTGAAAGAGTTTGCATGGAAGGCTTTTGAAAATACAGGAGATATTACAACATATATGTTTTTTAAAGAAATAGAGGAAAAAACCAAGGCCGCAAGAGAAAATGAGATAACAAGGGATGAGGTTGCAACTACTCATCATTAA
- the era gene encoding GTPase Era — protein sequence MAFKSGFVSIVGRPNVGKSTLLNKFTGEKIAIMSDKPQTTRNTIRAIDTGEDYQIIYIDTPGIHKPKTKLGDFMVNIALDSLNEVDLVLFLVEATCPQPGPGDLYIIEQLKNLKTPVFCLINKIDLVEKEQILPIIAAYKDTMEFSQIIPISALEYESVEVVKNEIKKVLPEGPKYFPDDMITDQPEKVIAAELIREKILHLLSDEVPHGVGVEVVTFKKRDDKDILDIQATIYCEKESHKGILIGKEGKMLKKIGSLSRAEIEGLFGTKVFLELWVKVKPDWRNNEFMLKTLGYKK from the coding sequence ATGGCTTTTAAATCAGGCTTTGTCTCAATAGTGGGCAGGCCAAACGTAGGTAAATCCACTTTGCTGAACAAGTTTACCGGAGAAAAAATTGCAATTATGTCTGACAAGCCCCAGACAACCAGAAACACTATACGGGCTATAGACACAGGTGAGGATTATCAGATAATATATATTGACACTCCCGGTATACATAAACCAAAAACAAAATTGGGGGATTTCATGGTTAACATTGCCCTGGATTCCCTAAATGAGGTTGATTTGGTGCTGTTTTTGGTCGAGGCAACTTGTCCGCAGCCGGGACCGGGAGACTTATATATTATAGAGCAGCTTAAAAATTTAAAGACTCCTGTATTTTGCCTTATAAATAAGATTGACCTTGTGGAAAAAGAACAGATACTGCCAATAATAGCGGCCTACAAGGACACTATGGAATTTTCCCAGATCATACCCATTTCTGCTCTTGAGTATGAGAGCGTGGAAGTTGTAAAAAACGAAATCAAAAAAGTTTTGCCGGAGGGGCCTAAATATTTTCCCGACGATATGATAACCGACCAGCCTGAAAAGGTAATAGCCGCAGAACTTATAAGAGAGAAGATTCTGCATCTTCTCAGCGATGAAGTACCCCATGGTGTGGGTGTTGAAGTTGTAACCTTCAAGAAAAGAGATGACAAGGACATTCTCGATATTCAGGCTACTATTTACTGCGAAAAGGAAAGTCACAAAGGAATTTTAATCGGCAAAGAAGGCAAAATGCTAAAGAAAATAGGAAGCCTTTCAAGAGCGGAAATAGAAGGACTTTTTGGCACAAAGGTATTTTTGGAGTTGTGGGTTAAAGTAAAACCTGACTGGAGGAATAATGAATTTATGTTAAAGACTCTGGGATATAAGAAATAG
- the cdd gene encoding cytidine deaminase has translation MDDRKLLAMAEDIKKNSYSPYSKFRVGAAVLAKSGKVFTGVNIENASFGATVCAERTAVFKAVSEGEREIAAVAISSDSDEYTFPCGICRQVLREFGDDDTKVICGNKNGEFTVFRLGELLPNAFFKF, from the coding sequence ATGGACGACAGAAAGCTTTTAGCTATGGCTGAAGATATAAAAAAGAATTCCTATTCTCCCTATTCCAAATTCAGAGTCGGTGCTGCCGTGCTTGCCAAAAGCGGCAAAGTCTTCACGGGAGTGAATATTGAAAACGCAAGCTTTGGTGCCACCGTCTGCGCGGAAAGAACGGCTGTTTTCAAGGCTGTTTCCGAAGGCGAACGCGAAATAGCAGCTGTGGCCATATCCAGCGACAGTGATGAGTATACTTTTCCGTGCGGTATATGCAGGCAGGTGCTAAGAGAATTTGGTGATGATGACACAAAAGTGATTTGCGGCAATAAAAATGGAGAATTTACGGTTTTTAGGCTCGGAGAGCTTTTACCGAATGCTTTTTTCAAGTTTTGA
- the ybeY gene encoding rRNA maturation RNase YbeY, translating to MEIFIENIQDKIEITDEILELMEKAIKMCLEHEKFEYPYEVSIILTDNEKIREINYEQRNIDKPTDVLSFPIVDMYDGVIKSSQGDFDLDEGRIILGDILISMEKAKEQSMEYGHSFERELIFLLTHGVFHLLGYDHDTPEREKKMFEKQEAILKSLNLERN from the coding sequence ATGGAAATATTCATTGAAAACATACAGGATAAAATTGAGATTACGGATGAAATTCTTGAGCTTATGGAAAAAGCTATAAAAATGTGTCTTGAACATGAAAAGTTTGAGTATCCTTATGAAGTAAGTATAATTCTTACGGACAATGAAAAAATAAGAGAGATAAACTATGAGCAAAGAAATATTGACAAACCGACGGATGTTTTGTCATTTCCTATTGTAGATATGTATGACGGAGTGATAAAATCAAGTCAGGGAGATTTTGATTTGGACGAAGGACGAATCATTTTGGGCGACATATTGATTTCCATGGAAAAGGCAAAAGAGCAATCCATGGAATACGGGCATTCCTTTGAAAGGGAGCTGATATTTTTGTTAACCCATGGTGTTTTTCACCTTTTGGGCTATGACCATGATACCCCGGAGCGGGAGAAAAAAATGTTTGAAAAACAGGAAGCCATACTAAAAAGCTTAAATCTTGAAAGAAACTGA